The Solanum lycopersicum chromosome 8, SLM_r2.1 DNA segment CAACGCTAATTTTCGGAGCAATTATAGGTATATGAGTTGTATACATTGATCCCACAACATTTGTGATCCCTGACATATCCTCATACTCATCCTTTATATCCCTCATTTTCTTCTCATCAGGCCATTGAAGATACTTAGGCATCAACACAGTTCGAATCGCAGTACAAACCTCTAGCACAAGCTTATGGCAAGTCGAAATCCCCAATCCAAATCTCTTGGATACCAATCTCAGAGGCTCTCCAGTAGCCAATCTCCATATACAAACAGCAACACGCTGCTTCACAGGTACAGCATCTCTTAGCATAGTATTCTCTTTCGCAACCACAGAAGTCAATTCATTACATATCAATTCAAATGTATCTTTCCCCATCCGAAACGCTTTCTTAAACTCCTCTTCAGGGAAATCAGGACTGTTACATTGATCCCACCAAGCTTTTGACCTATTCTTCACCCACAATCGCCTATGAGGCGCACCTTTATCGGTAGATTTATTACTGGAAACCCCTTCTTCCTCTGCAGCTGCAGAAGCAAGGGCACAAGCAGTAGCAGTAAGAGCAGCAGAATTCCCTCTCCCTTTCCTCTTTCGAACACCATCTAACTGTTCTAAATCAGAATGATGCTGTTGAACATTGGAATAATAATCCCACATCACTTTCGTTGTTTTCTTATGATTGGCTTCGAGTAAGTGTTtatcctcttcctcttcctttgCAAATTCCGATTTTTCTTGCTCTTCAAGTAACAACAAAGAGGTTAATATCTGTTTCAACTCCTTCGTTTTGACAGCCCCTTGATTTTCCGACCCAAATTCATCATTACCACCACCACCTGCGCTACTATTAGTTGGGGTTTGTTGTACGATTTCTTTCCTCCTTCTACGGCGTTTATTGGGTAGATGATTCATGATACAAGAAATTGAAGAATTTTCTTCTGGGAAACAAGgttcattcatatatatatggGATAAAATGTGGTGTGAACGCATAGAGACTTTGGGCCTGTTGAAAATActactctatatatatatatgtgagtaGAAACACAATTCATTAATTAACgaatgaatgaagaaaaaacgTGTGTGAACGCGGTTTTGATTTTGGATGATTTGAAGGAAGTTTCGAGGGGGCAAGAAAACCGATTTTGGCTTTGAGACCTAAAAAGATAAGAGCTAATAGGTAGGTGATAAAAGACGGTGATTTGGGACTTTACAATGACATTTTTTCTTTACCAACATACAAATCTTTTGACAAACatgctttcttttcttttttttttaatatatataacttctcgatttatattaattgattattttataatataattttatttttttataaataaatattttaatatttttaagataacatatgaaagtttttattaattgatgaatattaatttgaaataattttttttaaaaaataattaattgaaataagaCGAAGAATAAACTATCTGAACTCATAATTTAGAGTTAAAGTTATAGGTGAGTGTTTAGTATGTCAAtctatttaagttattttatgaaGTTTCTTGCTTTCACATTGTGTTTAATGTTTACCCTTCGATCCCTCTCTTGTCTTGAgttgttttatttgattttttaaaattaaattaatgtaatacCGTGGATATCTTGACCATTTTGCTCTAGGATCTATACTAATTTAGTAGTTTACTAGTTACTTcatttttaagtaatatatttgtatctgatttatatatatattaagaaaataattaatatagttatTTGATCATggtacttttattaattgaaattttcCTATTTGATATTAGGTCttgtaaataataattaaagctaaaaaatatgaaaaaaaataattttcttttttaatatttttaaaaagataaatcaaaattaattttttttaatagttgatAAGTAAAATCAGTTGATATTAATTTAGAtgcttcttcatcttcatttaCTTACTTTTTGGGGGATGTAATTGTTATGGTAttccttttaaaataatttgtagCAATACAACATTAAGGTTTAAAGATCGAATAAAAGGGAAATTGATAGGAAATGACATTATTGAATTactattgttaaaaaaaagttactatTTGTGAAtacatcttcttcttttttttctaattgaaCTTTGAATGGTTCTCAACATGTTAACGAGCTTGacaaattacttttatttttctgattttcctacttttaataaaaataaataaataaataaataaaaacattctTACCAAAACCATTCTACAAGATGAACGTTACATTTCTTTTGTTCAACTTTTGACTTCTTGGAGATGTGTGATTGTGTAAGTTATCATTAAATGTGatgtactttttcttttttatttatcgtgaatttctttttatagtcaaataataatagtacatattttaatatgtatttttattaatatataattataatatttttatgtaaattttactagttaatttaatttaattaattttaaaaattaattaaattaactttggAAGAAAAGAGTAACATGatcgtttaaaaaaaatattgagagtgAATTAATTTTGTGAGAAGTTCCTTGGTTCTTTTCATAGaacatttattattttcctttttttttgttttgttgttagCAAAAGAAGAATTATTGAATGAACTTGCTGATTTGATTCTTTAATTATTGAAGATTATAGTAGGCCCcattaataaattaagaatCTGATCAGACTCAGTTTGGTTTTTTATACAACTAATACTCTACTAATTTAGGGAACAAGGTTTTCTTCCTGTGTTTGAAATCTAGCacctaaatattttatgtttgagtTTCTTGATTCAGATAGCACGTTTATTTGGAAagtaatattttcaatataatttttttcagtcAAAGATCTGATTAAGATTGAAATAGTTATATCAATACATTTAGCACATAAATATACAATCATTTAATCTTTGTTTAAGAGCTTCATTATTTGTGTAGAATTGCATttaagtaataatatatttgatcaaTTTATGTAGAGACATAGATAATTGAAATCATTTGAGTAAGGCAAGGCCCCTAATTGATAATTTTGTCAATCGTGTGCGACATCAATCTTCACAAAGAAAGTGTAAATCAAAATAAGGAATTGCTATAGCTTCATAAATGTATCACGAGTGATAAATGATGTAATCTTTACCATAAAAATAGAGTATAATAAAACCAAAAACAACCTAGGTTATTTTGTGAGAGCTATGACCCTTTTTCAACAAATACCATATATTGAATGCAATATTTCAAAAGCGTCatgattaataattattttgatgatcGTGTAATTTTCAGGTTATCTTAATTACTTTTATGAGATTTGTGTCATTTTGCATCAAGGATAGGCATTTCTGTTTATCAATATTCTAGgacaaatgaaaataatcatcTAGTGTTTTTTGTCTCTTGTGGAATTCAAACCTAAGACCTTAAAAAAAGATATGTTAAATCCGCCCGGACCCATGCATGTTGGAGAAAAGAAGTCTGAGACAAAAGAGTATTATTTGCAACAAATTTAAAGTGACAAAATAAATTgcaatcacaaataaaatatgaataaatataactttattgataaatatgtaGATACAATTCCGTCCTTCCTTAATTCAAGGGTTGATAATGACATATTTATCAACCTAGCTAGGATGATTGATATTGATCTCTATGAACATTCCATGAATTTACCAAAAATTCGAAATGTCTCTTTAATAGAATATAATAACCTTTAGATAGAGTTAATGGTTAGAGTAACCTTCTTGAATTCTTATAGAATCGTTCCAACTAGAATTGAACACGTCTTGAAGAGTCACAAAAATTTTCAATAGCTACAAGTATTTCTAACATATGTAGTATATCGGTTTAGTAGCGAATTTATGTATTAACCACGTCAACTCATGATTTCTTcataaaactaaatattttatgtatatatttttaaaatgtactataatatatttgttaGCATCGTGTTACAAGAAGGCGCAATGATGTACaaaattaactatatatatatatatatattaaattatttacctAAAGAtcaatatacattttttttatatataattccTTTAGCTTActaaaaattttagatttgccTCGATATTGAGGAGGTGAAGAAGTAAGAAGTTGGCAAGTATGCATGTGAAGTTGGCATGAATGTCAACGAACGACAGTTTTGGGGTTGCTGTTGTTACGCGGTCACAGCTAAATTACAGTTTCTTAAcgtcaatattaattaattatattctacTCTAGGATTTATACAATGCCAATTTGTCTTCCTatgttgagttttttttttttttaaataaaagcaGAATATGATTGGTCAAACAAAGATATAGCTAGCATGTGTCACGCATTCTATATAATCtaaatgtatatatgatttGACTGTTTCAACTCAGCCAAAAACTAATATGTGTGTGA contains these protein-coding regions:
- the LOC101251309 gene encoding protein ALP1-like, giving the protein MRSHHILSHIYMNEPCFPEENSSISCIMNHLPNKRRRRRKEIVQQTPTNSSAGGGGNDEFGSENQGAVKTKELKQILTSLLLLEEQEKSEFAKEEEEDKHLLEANHKKTTKVMWDYYSNVQQHHSDLEQLDGVRKRKGRGNSAALTATACALASAAAEEEGVSSNKSTDKGAPHRRLWVKNRSKAWWDQCNSPDFPEEEFKKAFRMGKDTFELICNELTSVVAKENTMLRDAVPVKQRVAVCIWRLATGEPLRLVSKRFGLGISTCHKLVLEVCTAIRTVLMPKYLQWPDEKKMRDIKDEYEDMSGITNVVGSMYTTHIPIIAPKISVAAYFNKRHTERNQKTSYSITVQGVVDPRGVFTDVCIGWPGSMPDDQVLEKSALFQRANTGLLNNVWIVGSSGYPLMDWVLVPYTQQQLTWTQHAFNEKIGEVQRVAKEAFVRLKRRWSCLQKRTEVKLQDLPVVLGACCVLHNICQMRNEEMDPELNFELIDDEMLPEIQLRSTNARLARDAIAHNLLHHNHAGTSLL